From a region of the Methanolobus tindarius DSM 2278 genome:
- a CDS encoding NAD(+)/NADH kinase → MKVSKIGIVSRFDQQDALDMVRKIYDEFNSKVEIFFSPKTGQHLGITDNCLPVEQMRNAGVQLIISVGGDGTVLRNISKMEDPLPVLGINLGTLGFLVDVPPEDAIKDIADVLKGFSYTERSRLSVYLNGKRLQDATNEIVLITARPAKILTFRIAVDESEIEDMRADGIVVATPTGSTAYAMSAGGPIVDPRVDASIIVPIAPFKLSARPWIVPGNSSIKVEMTIPEKEAALVIDGQHSYNMVENDLVTVTRAENPARFVSSSINGFYEKVQSKLS, encoded by the coding sequence ATGAAGGTAAGTAAAATAGGTATTGTATCGCGATTTGACCAGCAGGATGCTCTTGATATGGTCAGGAAGATCTATGATGAGTTTAACTCAAAAGTGGAGATCTTCTTTTCACCAAAAACCGGTCAGCATCTGGGTATAACTGATAATTGTCTTCCGGTTGAGCAGATGCGGAATGCAGGTGTACAGCTTATCATCTCAGTTGGTGGTGATGGTACAGTGCTCCGCAACATTTCAAAGATGGAAGATCCTCTCCCGGTTCTGGGCATAAATCTGGGTACACTGGGTTTTCTGGTGGATGTTCCTCCTGAAGATGCTATTAAAGACATTGCTGATGTTCTTAAAGGTTTTAGTTACACGGAGCGTTCACGCCTGAGTGTTTATTTGAACGGTAAAAGGTTACAGGATGCAACAAATGAGATCGTTCTCATAACAGCAAGACCGGCAAAGATTCTTACTTTCAGGATTGCAGTTGATGAATCGGAAATTGAGGATATGAGGGCTGATGGTATTGTAGTTGCAACACCAACAGGTTCAACGGCTTATGCAATGAGTGCAGGAGGGCCAATTGTAGATCCACGTGTGGATGCATCAATAATTGTGCCAATTGCACCTTTTAAGCTTTCAGCAAGACCCTGGATAGTACCCGGTAACAGCAGTATTAAAGTTGAGATGACAATTCCTGAAAAGGAAGCTGCACTGGTAATTGATGGCCAGCATTCCTACAACATGGTGGAGAATGATCTTGTTACGGTTACAAGGGCTGAGAATCCTGCAAGGTTTGTGAGCAGCTCTATTAACGGGTTCTATGAAAAGGTGCAGAGTAAACTATCATGA
- a CDS encoding bifunctional fructose-bisphosphatase/inositol-phosphate phosphatase, with the protein MHSGNEFLELSERIAKAVHVSVRGIVGTDEAGKILYMGADGTPTKLIDDVSEKAIFEVLGKEDSPFRIISEEAGEKIVGHSPELPDLTLIIDPIDGTYNAVQGIPFYSISLAIASTDLNDIIFGYVRNLANGDTFYAEHGKGAYFNGTKLKTSDNSDIRKFCVSVYGYRQNISAASCLSGNVRRIRSLGSVALELCYVAAGKIDAFADVRGTMRMTDIAAGKLMIEEAGGIVTDGNGYPLKLENQLLSRVCVIASNGLAHDSILKLSTGITNEGK; encoded by the coding sequence ATGCACTCCGGCAATGAATTCCTGGAACTGAGTGAAAGGATAGCAAAAGCAGTGCATGTGTCTGTCAGGGGTATTGTCGGCACAGATGAGGCCGGCAAGATCCTTTACATGGGTGCCGATGGTACACCTACGAAACTCATTGATGACGTTTCGGAAAAAGCTATTTTTGAAGTTCTGGGAAAGGAAGACAGTCCTTTCAGAATTATCAGTGAAGAGGCCGGGGAAAAGATTGTAGGTCATTCTCCAGAGCTTCCTGATTTGACACTTATAATCGATCCGATAGACGGTACGTACAATGCCGTGCAGGGTATTCCTTTTTATAGTATTTCACTTGCCATAGCTTCAACTGACCTTAATGATATAATATTCGGGTATGTCCGAAACCTTGCCAATGGGGATACATTTTATGCAGAACATGGTAAAGGGGCTTATTTCAATGGGACAAAACTGAAAACATCCGATAATTCTGATATTCGGAAATTCTGTGTCAGTGTTTATGGTTACAGGCAAAATATTTCTGCTGCATCATGCCTTTCCGGGAACGTGAGGCGAATCAGGTCACTGGGTAGTGTGGCACTTGAGTTGTGTTATGTTGCAGCAGGAAAAATTGATGCTTTTGCAGATGTCAGGGGTACCATGCGTATGACTGATATTGCGGCCGGTAAACTCATGATAGAGGAAGCCGGTGGAATTGTCACCGATGGGAACGGTTACCCTTTAAAGTTAGAAAACCAATTATTAAGCAGGGTTTGCGTGATAGCATCCAACGGACTTGCACATGATAGTATCTTAAAGCTTTCAACAGGGATAACAAATGAAGGTAAGTAA
- a CDS encoding type II glyceraldehyde-3-phosphate dehydrogenase — MSKVKVAINGYGTIGKRVADAVTMQDDMEIIGIAKTRPNYEAFVAHDKGYNVYTLADRVDDMKKAGIPAAGSIDDMIAEADVVVDCTPGGIGEKNKALYEKAGVKAMWQGGEKHELAGCSFNAEANYEEALGRDFVRVVSCNTTGLCRVIYPLDQEYGVKKVRVTLMRRSADPNDVKNGPINAIVPNPIKLPSHHGPDVKSVIPHINITSTAVKLPTTLMHLHTLNIEMEKDCSTEDVKALLAKQPRVRMIGQGIGSTAEIMELGKDMGRPRGDMWENCIWEESVTMYEGELYFFQAIHQESDVIPENVDAIRALTEIETDGTKSIAKTNKAMGL, encoded by the coding sequence ATGTCAAAAGTAAAAGTTGCAATAAATGGATATGGTACAATTGGTAAACGTGTTGCTGATGCTGTTACCATGCAGGATGACATGGAAATAATAGGCATTGCAAAGACAAGACCAAATTATGAGGCTTTCGTTGCACATGACAAGGGTTACAATGTCTATACCTTAGCTGACAGGGTAGATGATATGAAGAAGGCAGGAATTCCTGCTGCAGGTTCAATCGATGACATGATCGCAGAAGCAGATGTCGTTGTTGACTGTACTCCAGGTGGAATCGGTGAAAAGAACAAGGCTCTTTATGAGAAAGCAGGCGTTAAGGCAATGTGGCAGGGCGGCGAGAAACATGAACTTGCAGGTTGCTCATTTAATGCTGAAGCTAATTATGAAGAAGCACTCGGCAGGGATTTTGTAAGAGTTGTTTCCTGTAACACAACAGGTCTGTGCAGGGTAATCTATCCTCTTGATCAGGAATATGGTGTAAAGAAGGTAAGAGTAACACTCATGAGAAGGTCTGCAGATCCAAATGATGTAAAGAACGGTCCTATTAATGCTATTGTTCCAAACCCAATCAAGCTCCCTTCACACCACGGTCCGGATGTAAAGTCCGTAATTCCACACATCAATATCACATCAACAGCTGTAAAGCTTCCAACAACGCTTATGCACCTGCATACTCTGAACATCGAGATGGAAAAGGACTGCAGTACTGAAGATGTGAAGGCACTTCTTGCAAAACAGCCACGTGTAAGGATGATTGGACAGGGCATTGGTTCTACTGCTGAAATCATGGAGCTTGGAAAGGATATGGGACGTCCAAGAGGCGACATGTGGGAGAACTGTATCTGGGAAGAATCTGTTACGATGTATGAAGGTGAACTGTACTTCTTCCAGGCAATCCACCAGGAGTCTGACGTAATTCCAGAGAATGTCGATGCTATTCGTGCATTGACAGAGATCGAGACAGACGGTACCAAGTCCATAGCAAAGACCAACAAGGCAATGGGACTTTAA
- a CDS encoding CooT family nickel-binding protein has protein sequence MCELKVILVDGENRDVVMESVTRLVVEGDSVTVYGIFGESETVKGSVKEINFGTGEATLHK, from the coding sequence ATGTGTGAGCTAAAGGTCATCCTCGTTGACGGTGAGAACCGTGATGTAGTTATGGAATCGGTAACAAGACTTGTTGTTGAAGGTGATTCCGTTACAGTCTACGGTATATTTGGAGAGAGCGAGACTGTAAAAGGGTCTGTAAAAGAGATCAATTTTGGAACTGGTGAAGCTACACTTCACAAATGA
- a CDS encoding damage-control phosphatase ARMT1 family protein, which yields MKVHPRCSYCLLSRVHQEAELSTDNEELIQKAILGGIKTLNSLYEPGMPAAELSTPMHRKAYEILDDNDPYKSMKELSSKTAERFMPVIRSHVFNGEGDDIATFKRAVLAAVIGNYFDYGVMGLEVPIDVFDETFKDHFERGLDIDDTDRMLDKLSNVVYLADNCGEILIDTLVFEIIKKMGGKITLVVRGAPILNDVTMEEIEEFGIADKVDRVLTTGSNAIGVRLQEAPEELKDALDNASLIISKGMANYETMSEESYRPIAYLLKVKCDPVGEDIGAPKGCSVARLFE from the coding sequence ATGAAAGTTCACCCAAGATGTTCATATTGCCTGTTATCCCGGGTTCACCAGGAAGCAGAACTGTCAACTGATAACGAAGAGCTGATCCAGAAAGCAATTCTCGGAGGAATAAAAACGCTCAATTCACTCTATGAGCCGGGAATGCCTGCGGCAGAACTATCCACTCCCATGCACAGGAAAGCCTACGAAATTCTGGATGATAATGATCCGTACAAAAGCATGAAAGAACTCAGTAGCAAGACCGCTGAAAGGTTCATGCCTGTAATACGCTCTCATGTTTTCAACGGTGAAGGGGATGATATTGCTACATTTAAACGCGCAGTGCTTGCGGCAGTCATTGGTAACTATTTTGACTACGGTGTAATGGGTCTTGAAGTTCCTATTGATGTTTTCGATGAAACATTTAAGGACCACTTCGAGCGTGGCCTGGACATAGATGATACAGACAGGATGCTGGATAAACTCAGCAATGTTGTCTATCTTGCAGATAACTGTGGTGAGATTCTTATTGACACTCTTGTTTTTGAGATTATTAAAAAAATGGGCGGAAAAATCACTCTTGTTGTAAGGGGTGCACCAATACTCAACGATGTGACCATGGAAGAGATTGAGGAGTTTGGAATTGCAGACAAAGTCGACCGTGTTCTGACAACCGGGTCCAATGCAATAGGTGTTCGCCTTCAGGAAGCTCCTGAGGAACTTAAGGATGCACTGGACAATGCTTCACTTATCATCAGTAAAGGCATGGCAAATTACGAGACCATGTCAGAAGAGAGTTATAGACCAATCGCATATTTACTAAAGGTGAAGTGTGACCCGGTGGGAGAAGATATCGGGGCTCCAAAGGGCTGTTCTGTAGCCCGTTTATTTGAGTAA
- a CDS encoding VIT1/CCC1 transporter family protein, whose protein sequence is MNYKSISKFKRFKLKTEHGRYIILGSIDGILAILGVVIGTSHVADDPAIVINAALGGAVALALTNGVGSYLAESAVEFGKLAELEKPLLRSLNRTKIEEETKKKIWSDSIFHGGASFCGSLVPILPFLLLDEYSLEVAVVLSISVLSVLGVYSGKLAKQSMIKHSVRMVGLGIMIVTAVTVLGLE, encoded by the coding sequence ATGAACTACAAAAGTATTTCAAAGTTTAAACGTTTTAAATTGAAAACCGAGCATGGGCGCTACATTATATTAGGAAGTATCGATGGCATACTGGCTATTCTTGGTGTTGTCATAGGTACATCACATGTGGCAGATGACCCGGCAATTGTAATTAATGCCGCACTTGGAGGAGCTGTTGCCCTGGCACTCACAAACGGAGTCGGATCATATCTTGCTGAAAGTGCAGTGGAGTTTGGCAAACTGGCAGAACTGGAAAAACCACTTCTTCGAAGTCTTAACAGGACAAAAATAGAAGAAGAAACTAAAAAGAAAATATGGAGCGATTCCATATTCCACGGCGGAGCAAGTTTCTGCGGCTCATTGGTACCAATACTTCCTTTCCTTCTTCTGGACGAATACTCACTTGAAGTGGCAGTGGTATTGAGTATATCAGTGCTCTCAGTACTTGGAGTGTACTCTGGAAAACTTGCAAAGCAGAGCATGATCAAACACTCAGTGCGCATGGTCGGACTGGGAATAATGATCGTAACTGCGGTTACTGTACTTGGGCTGGAGTAA
- a CDS encoding calcium/sodium antiporter — translation MTLMLVTVVLLLVSLVMITKGADWFVESAVTISEKSGIPKIIIGATIVSFATTAPEFTVSAMAAYLDHVEMTVGNAVGSAICNIGLVLGTVIAIKAIPIELHGFTRKGGFMISSALLLLAVSYDGVVSSFDGILLLLVFVGFMYYNFRLQRAVFDGNEELREKVPLSDLKKDIVLFITGALLVVIGSRILVDAGITIAEWLGIPEMIIALTLVALGTSLPELITAVSATLKGHQDISIGNILGANTMDIALILGASSQIRPLTILSQSLNYDFPIMIALMLILIIFGITGKKLERWEGGVILGVYVGYIAGLFTLFN, via the coding sequence ATGACCCTCATGCTTGTAACGGTTGTATTATTGCTGGTAAGCCTTGTGATGATCACAAAAGGAGCAGATTGGTTTGTGGAATCTGCCGTAACTATTTCTGAAAAAAGCGGTATCCCTAAAATAATAATTGGCGCTACCATTGTCAGCTTTGCAACCACTGCACCGGAATTTACAGTTTCTGCCATGGCAGCCTATCTTGATCACGTTGAAATGACTGTAGGAAATGCAGTCGGTTCTGCAATCTGTAACATAGGACTTGTACTTGGCACGGTAATTGCCATTAAGGCAATACCTATAGAACTTCATGGCTTTACACGCAAAGGTGGATTCATGATTAGTTCTGCCTTGCTGTTGTTAGCAGTTTCATATGATGGTGTGGTAAGCTCTTTTGACGGGATACTCCTGTTGCTTGTGTTCGTTGGATTCATGTATTATAATTTCCGTCTTCAACGTGCAGTTTTTGACGGTAATGAAGAGCTCAGGGAAAAAGTGCCTCTAAGTGACTTAAAAAAAGATATTGTTCTTTTCATAACTGGTGCGTTACTGGTAGTAATCGGCAGTAGAATACTTGTTGATGCAGGAATTACCATTGCAGAATGGCTCGGTATTCCTGAAATGATTATAGCTCTTACACTGGTGGCACTTGGAACATCCCTTCCTGAATTAATTACCGCAGTTTCAGCTACCTTAAAAGGACATCAGGACATATCAATAGGAAACATACTCGGTGCCAATACAATGGACATTGCACTCATCCTTGGAGCATCTTCGCAGATAAGACCTCTCACAATACTTTCACAGTCATTGAATTATGATTTTCCGATAATGATCGCATTGATGCTGATTCTGATAATTTTTGGTATCACAGGGAAAAAACTGGAAAGATGGGAAGGTGGAGTTATCCTTGGAGTTTATGTGGGCTACATAGCTGGCCTGTTCACTCTTTTCAACTAA
- a CDS encoding CBS domain-containing protein gives MQLPSPDELKQKRIDLGLTQSDLAKRAGVSQPLIARIEAGDVDPRLSTLRKIIDVFNDIEKEDIYLRDIMNRELISVDPNESIDKAVSIMEKYNISQIPVIKDGISVGSISEEMIVRSMANKKASEVSHMKIGDIMGDSFPTLSPGTDVKTASYMLEKHPAVLVLEKGQVAGVVTKYDILKLLSE, from the coding sequence ATGCAATTGCCGTCCCCAGATGAACTGAAACAGAAAAGGATTGATCTCGGCCTGACGCAGAGTGACCTTGCAAAACGTGCAGGAGTAAGTCAACCACTTATTGCAAGAATAGAAGCAGGAGATGTGGATCCCAGGTTATCAACTCTCAGGAAAATAATCGATGTTTTTAATGATATCGAAAAAGAGGACATATACCTCAGGGACATCATGAACAGAGAGCTTATTTCTGTTGATCCTAACGAGAGTATTGATAAAGCTGTCAGCATCATGGAAAAATACAATATTTCCCAGATACCTGTAATTAAGGACGGAATTTCAGTTGGCAGTATATCTGAAGAGATGATCGTCAGGTCCATGGCTAACAAAAAAGCATCTGAGGTATCACATATGAAAATAGGTGATATTATGGGAGATTCCTTCCCGACACTTTCCCCGGGAACTGATGTTAAGACCGCATCTTATATGCTTGAGAAACATCCTGCAGTACTCGTACTGGAAAAAGGGCAGGTTGCAGGTGTTGTTACCAAATACGATATTCTTAAATTGCTGAGTGAATGA
- a CDS encoding M50 family metallopeptidase gives MSKAYKIGKIIGIPIKIDISFLIVLPLFAWFFSSYVQPFGFAGVQPEIMKYAFSLLTAILLFVSVLVHELAHSYFSLIFGGSIKEIRLHLLGGVASMNREVKEPLKVMVIVAAGPLSSIILGVLLLVLNYILNPASFTEGNTTLLMLFILGYVNIFMGLFNLIPAFPMDGGRILRAFLSLFMDYVKATEKAVLIGKIIAVLLGIFGLFTDLWLLLIALYIYGNASREEQLVKMRYSRF, from the coding sequence ATGAGTAAGGCTTACAAAATTGGGAAAATTATTGGAATACCTATAAAAATAGACATTTCATTTCTAATTGTACTGCCTTTATTTGCATGGTTCTTTTCTTCATATGTACAGCCATTTGGATTCGCAGGTGTCCAGCCTGAGATAATGAAATATGCTTTTTCATTGCTGACTGCAATTCTGCTTTTTGTATCCGTACTGGTACATGAACTTGCACACTCATATTTCAGCCTGATATTCGGAGGAAGTATTAAAGAGATAAGACTCCATCTGCTTGGAGGAGTCGCTTCCATGAATAGAGAGGTTAAGGAGCCATTGAAGGTAATGGTAATTGTAGCCGCAGGACCACTTTCAAGCATAATACTTGGAGTATTGCTTCTCGTTTTGAATTATATTTTAAACCCTGCATCCTTTACAGAAGGAAATACAACATTATTGATGCTTTTTATTCTGGGATACGTCAATATTTTCATGGGGCTTTTCAACCTGATTCCTGCATTCCCAATGGATGGAGGAAGAATACTAAGGGCTTTTCTTTCATTGTTTATGGATTATGTTAAAGCAACAGAAAAAGCCGTTTTAATTGGAAAGATAATTGCTGTTTTATTGGGAATATTTGGTTTATTCACTGATTTGTGGTTACTGCTTATTGCATTATACATCTACGGCAATGCAAGCAGAGAAGAGCAGCTGGTAAAAATGAGATATAGCAGATTTTAG
- a CDS encoding pyridoxal-phosphate-dependent aminotransferase family protein: MDLEDTLLMMPGPVPVAPRVLRAMSKPMINHRGAEFSAMFDDCREILADVFQTKNDIFILSGSGTAAMEAAVGCTVGKDDVVVALENGKFGERFKDIAARYGKVNALENEWGHSFNLEEVEKKLEEGAKAITLVHNETSVGIQNPAEEIGKLAKKYDALFIMDGVTTLGGDTVKVDDWGVDIAVVGSQKCLAAPPGLSMISVSEKALEAMNEKDALPYYLDLKAHKKSADKSQTPYTPGVPLFFGLQEALHIVKEEGMEARIKRHATGAKAIRTAADAMGLEMFPQLNDEHSHYSNTVSAMKAPEGVSGNDIKKDLMAKGITIAGGQAHLSGKIFRIGSMGNVQPKDIMLTIQELEMTLVKRGVVSEFGAGVEAAAEVLNTL, from the coding sequence ATGGATCTTGAAGATACACTTCTTATGATGCCAGGACCGGTTCCGGTCGCACCTCGCGTTCTCAGGGCAATGTCAAAGCCTATGATTAATCACAGGGGAGCAGAGTTCTCAGCAATGTTTGATGATTGCCGTGAAATTCTTGCCGATGTTTTCCAGACAAAAAATGATATTTTCATTTTAAGCGGCTCAGGTACCGCTGCAATGGAAGCTGCTGTGGGATGCACAGTAGGAAAGGATGATGTTGTAGTTGCCCTTGAAAATGGTAAATTCGGAGAGAGATTCAAGGACATTGCTGCAAGGTACGGAAAAGTAAACGCACTTGAAAACGAGTGGGGACATTCCTTTAACCTTGAAGAAGTTGAAAAGAAACTTGAGGAAGGCGCAAAGGCAATCACTCTTGTCCACAACGAAACATCCGTAGGTATACAGAACCCTGCAGAAGAAATAGGAAAACTCGCAAAGAAGTACGATGCTCTCTTTATTATGGATGGTGTTACAACCCTTGGAGGAGACACTGTGAAAGTAGATGACTGGGGCGTTGACATTGCTGTTGTAGGTTCACAGAAATGTCTTGCTGCACCGCCAGGACTTTCCATGATCTCTGTCAGTGAAAAAGCACTTGAAGCAATGAACGAGAAGGATGCACTTCCATATTATCTTGATCTTAAAGCACACAAAAAGAGTGCTGATAAGTCGCAGACACCATACACACCAGGAGTTCCTTTATTCTTTGGTCTTCAGGAAGCACTCCACATTGTAAAGGAGGAAGGTATGGAGGCAAGGATCAAACGCCACGCAACAGGTGCAAAAGCAATCAGGACTGCTGCAGATGCAATGGGACTTGAAATGTTCCCACAGCTTAATGATGAACACAGTCATTATTCAAACACAGTATCCGCAATGAAAGCTCCGGAAGGAGTAAGTGGAAATGATATTAAGAAAGACCTGATGGCAAAAGGAATCACCATCGCTGGTGGCCAGGCACATCTTAGCGGCAAGATCTTCAGGATAGGAAGCATGGGTAATGTCCAGCCAAAGGACATTATGCTCACAATACAGGAACTTGAAATGACCCTGGTGAAAAGAGGAGTTGTTTCTGAATTCGGAGCTGGCGTTGAAGCAGCAGCAGAAGTGCTGAACACACTTTAA
- the ribC gene encoding riboflavin synthase: MATIGVVDTTFARFNMGKAAINEIQQNATAKIIRRTVPGIKDLPVAAKKLIEEQGCDIVMVLGMPGSKEQDKICAHEASTGIIQAQLMTNTHIIEVFVHEDEAKDENELVFLMEQRSREHALNVVKMLCRPEKMIKEAGTGQRQGFEDVGPARM; the protein is encoded by the coding sequence ATGGCAACAATAGGAGTCGTTGACACAACATTTGCACGCTTCAATATGGGAAAAGCAGCCATAAATGAGATACAGCAGAACGCCACTGCAAAGATTATACGCAGGACTGTTCCCGGTATCAAGGATCTTCCGGTTGCTGCTAAGAAGCTCATAGAGGAACAAGGTTGCGATATAGTCATGGTTCTTGGCATGCCAGGCAGTAAAGAACAGGACAAAATCTGTGCCCACGAAGCATCCACCGGAATAATCCAGGCACAGCTTATGACAAACACCCATATCATAGAGGTCTTTGTCCATGAGGATGAAGCAAAGGATGAGAACGAGCTTGTTTTCCTCATGGAACAGAGATCAAGGGAACATGCACTTAATGTCGTTAAAATGCTGTGCAGACCTGAAAAAATGATTAAGGAAGCAGGCACCGGTCAGAGACAGGGGTTTGAAGATGTTGGTCCTGCAAGGATGTAA
- the ribH gene encoding 6,7-dimethyl-8-ribityllumazine synthase: protein MTIKLGFVIAEFNRDLTFQMEMLGEEHAKFLGAEVVEKILVPGVYDMPLAIKKLCERDDIDAVATMGIVIEGATQHDEIVVQHAARKITDLSLEYNKPVTLGIAGPGMTRMEAHQRVDYGKRAVEAAVKLVQRL from the coding sequence ATGACAATAAAATTGGGATTTGTAATAGCTGAATTTAACAGGGATCTTACATTCCAGATGGAAATGCTTGGTGAAGAGCATGCTAAGTTCCTCGGAGCAGAGGTTGTAGAAAAGATCCTGGTTCCAGGAGTATATGATATGCCACTGGCTATCAAGAAACTCTGTGAGCGCGATGACATCGATGCTGTTGCCACCATGGGAATTGTCATCGAAGGTGCAACCCAGCACGATGAAATTGTTGTTCAGCATGCAGCAAGAAAGATAACTGATCTTTCACTGGAATACAACAAGCCTGTTACACTGGGAATTGCAGGACCCGGTATGACCAGAATGGAAGCACACCAGCGTGTGGATTACGGAAAGCGTGCTGTTGAGGCAGCTGTCAAGCTTGTACAGCGCCTGTAA
- a CDS encoding pyridoxal phosphate-dependent aminotransferase, with protein MASSRLKRVEESATMKAANTANKMKEDGIDVISFTLGEPDFDTPKHICDAAADAMYRGETHYAPGAGISELKKTIANKLCTENKLDAKTSEIIVTPGAKQAIFEVMMSVLDDNDEAILFDPAWVSYDPAIKFAGANTRWVPTDTENGFKPIDLEEYINEKTKLIVVNSPGNPTGAVYDKQTLKNIADIAIDNDILVLSDEIYEKIIYDQEHISIGSFEGMQDRTITVNGFSKAYAMTGWRLGYVHARSDVIKPMLKIQSHSVSSATSFVQYGGIAALEGPQEPVAEMVERFRMRRDVLVDGLNEIGIKCQKPGGAFYAFADVSEYGDGNSIAEKLLLDAHVAVTPGSAFGESGKNFIRISYATSIERIQEGLERIKTALV; from the coding sequence ATGGCATCATCAAGGTTAAAGAGGGTGGAAGAATCAGCAACGATGAAAGCTGCAAATACTGCCAACAAAATGAAAGAGGATGGTATTGATGTTATCAGTTTCACTTTAGGTGAACCTGATTTTGATACTCCTAAGCATATTTGTGACGCGGCAGCAGATGCAATGTACAGGGGGGAGACACACTATGCACCCGGAGCAGGAATCTCCGAACTGAAAAAAACTATTGCAAATAAGCTTTGCACAGAGAATAAACTGGATGCTAAGACTTCAGAAATTATCGTAACACCTGGTGCTAAACAGGCTATTTTTGAAGTCATGATGTCAGTTCTTGACGACAATGATGAAGCAATACTCTTTGATCCTGCATGGGTTTCATACGATCCTGCCATTAAATTTGCAGGTGCGAACACCAGATGGGTTCCAACTGACACTGAAAATGGTTTTAAGCCCATTGATCTTGAAGAGTACATCAATGAGAAAACAAAGCTCATTGTAGTCAACAGTCCCGGCAACCCAACAGGTGCTGTTTATGATAAGCAGACACTCAAAAATATAGCTGACATTGCCATTGACAATGACATCCTTGTACTTTCCGATGAAATATATGAGAAGATAATCTACGATCAGGAACATATCAGTATAGGTTCATTTGAAGGAATGCAGGACAGAACCATTACTGTTAACGGTTTCTCAAAAGCCTATGCAATGACAGGCTGGAGACTTGGTTATGTTCATGCGAGATCCGATGTTATCAAACCCATGCTAAAAATCCAGTCACATTCAGTAAGCAGTGCAACCAGTTTTGTACAGTACGGTGGCATTGCAGCGCTTGAAGGACCACAGGAACCTGTAGCTGAAATGGTTGAAAGGTTCAGGATGAGAAGAGATGTTCTTGTGGATGGCCTGAATGAAATTGGAATCAAGTGCCAGAAACCTGGCGGTGCTTTCTATGCATTTGCAGATGTCAGCGAGTACGGGGATGGAAATTCCATTGCTGAAAAACTCCTGCTGGACGCACATGTAGCAGTCACTCCGGGATCAGCTTTCGGAGAAAGTGGTAAGAACTTCATCAGAATTTCCTACGCCACATCAATAGAGAGAATACAGGAAGGTCTGGAAAGGATTAAGACAGCACTTGTCTGA